The region TTAAGGAGATCTCGTACCGGAAGTTAAGGGATACATAATTCTTGATTTCCTCGATAATGCTTCCTTTTTCCTCCTGGGAGCCGCAGGTGTTTTCCAGGATTTTAAACATATACCGTTCAAGCTCCTGCCTGGTCCGGAACTGGTATAGGTCAGTTTTAAAGGAAAATAAAAGATAACGGTTTACCTCTTCTGATTCGGAAGAGGCCTCCCTGCTGCAATAGGCTCTGCTGATCACGGAAAAAATCTGCATGATTCCGCTGTATAGGGAATAAACATTCCAACTGGCCGTTTCACATTTTTCAAAAAACTGTCGGAGAGCAGCTTCTGCCTGGGGGTAGCTGCCCTTTAACACACTTTCATAAATCGCCAGTTCCTCCTGCTGGGTCACAATCTGTTCCATGGAAAGCTCCGGTTCATATTCAAACACTCTGGTTGTTTGGTCAAGCAATCTTCCATTGATGGCATAAACACAGTCCCGGTAAGCGTCCCCAAGTGATCCCTCTCCTTTATAAATCCTGCTGATCCCGCAGGTGACCTCTGTTTCCCATTGGGGCAGTTTCCGTTTTAACCGGTACAAAAGCCTTTGATCCGGGGGCACTTCCTGCAGATCAAACTTCATGGCAATCACTTCGTCCGGCTGTTGGAAATAAAAGACCTGGACATTGCCGTGATGGGATGGGGATTCCAGAAAATCTGACAGCCTTTTTGCCTCTTCCCGGCTCAGACAATGCTTCCCCTGGAATAAAAGCATTTGGTAGAAGCACTCCTTTAGCTGTCCGCCGCATAAATCACAGAAGGTATCCATCAAGGCCCGGTTTGCCAGGATGCCGGAGATATTTACATATTGGAGGGATTCCTGCAACAGCCTCCGGTCCACCTGCTTTTCAAGCAGCATGTTCTTTTCTTCTCTGGCCTTTGTAATATCTCCAATAGCCTTTTCCAGTTCTTCAGGCTTTACCGGTTTGGTAAGGTAATACCGGACTCCGTACTTCATGGCTTCCCTGGCATAATTAAAATCCGAATAGCCGCTTACGATCATTACATCCGTTGCCGGACAGTGTTCTTCCACATATTTTGCAAGGGAAAGCCCGTCCATCTCCGGCATGCGGATATCGGTGATCACAAGATCTGCGTCCTGGCCGGCAAGATAATCAGCAGCCTGTTTCCCTGTTTCGGCTTCCAGACATACGGTTATATCCATAGTACTATTAGTTAAAAGCTTAACGAGCATTTTTTTTGCATAATATTCATCCTCTGCAACAATGACCTTCATTCTACCCCTCCTTATTCCTCCTGATCCGCATATGAATGCAGGTAAAGCTTCCGTACCGGCTTTCCACCACAATGCCGCAATCTTCCCCATAAAAGTTTTTTAGCCTGGCATTTACATTGGCTAACCCGATGCCAGAACCATCCTCTCCCAAAAGAGTGTTGGTTTTTGTACTGCATAATGCCCGGTTTAATTCAGCCGCCTTTTCTTCCGGCATACCGCATCCGTCATCGTACACAGAAATCATAAGATAATCTTCCGAATCCGGTGACACTGAAATTTTTAAACAGTCCTGGTTCCGTTTTGCCTTAAACGCATGGTGTATGGAATTTTCCACAATGGGCTGGAGGATGAATTTAATCACTCCATGATTTTCGTATTGGGCAGGGATATCATACTCCACCGAAAAACGCCCGGGAAAGCGGATGGACTGGATGCGGATATAGTTCTTTAGCTGAATCACTTCATCCTTGATCGTTACAAAATCAGTCCCTTTGATGTTATAGCGGAACATGTCTGACAGACTTTCGGTGATTGCAGGGATTTCTTCAATTTCCTCCAGCCGGGCAATGGCTGTAACCGTGTTTAAGGCATTATACAAAAAATGGGGATTGATCTGGAACTGAAGCATTTTAAGCTCTGTCTGCTTTTGGTTCAGCTGCATAATATACAGCTTGGTAATGCTGTCGTTGATCCGCTTTCCCATTTCATTGTAGATTTCAATCAAGTTGCCGATTTCATCCTCTCTGGGCTTTAATCCATGGAAAAGCTTTACTTCCCCCTGTCTAGCCTGGCTCATGGTCTCTGCCAGCGCCTTAATGGGCCAGCTGACCTGCTTGGATAATAGAAAGCTTAAGATCCCGGCTGCAGTCAGAATCAGCATCACCCATGCCATGACATTCAGCATGCTTTCCATACTGGTGCTGATCAGCAGGTGCTTAGGGATATACTGCACCAGATACCAGCCGGTGGATTCGTTTTTTAAAACAGCGGCAATGCAGAGGGTGTCATTGAGAAAAAGTTCTCCGGAACCTTGGCCCGATGCTTCGATCTGTTCCAGATCAGGAAAGGCTTTCTGCTTTTCTTTTTCTGAAAGATCGGTTTCCAGATTGATATAAGCGTTTCTGGAGTTATAGATGACCTGGTTTTTATATACGATGGCAAAGGAAGAGGCCAGACCGTCGGCAGCATCAGTGGAATTGAAATCTTTTGCAAGGGAGCCAAAATCCAAGTCTGCCATAAGGTATCCATAGGTTTTATACTGGCCGATATCCGAAAGCTGGTGGTAGACCGTTACCAGGGAATAGCCGGTATTTCCAATTTTCTGGGGATAAGGAATCGTATAGTATTTCTGGCTCTTTGTTTTCCACTGGATACTTTTGATGGTCTTCCAAGCATTTTCAATATAATCCTCTGATATATTGTTAATGCTGCAATAGGTGTCTCCTTCAGATGTCAGGATGGTCGTTCTTTGTACATGGGGATTGATGACCGTGAGCATTTTAAGAACGGTCTGCATATAATAATCTCTTTCATAACGATCATTTGCGGACATATCGCTGACTTTTTCATGGAGTATGACATTGACCTTTGGATCGATCAGATGAAGAAGGTTTAAGGAGCTGTTATTTCCCATGGCAATATCCAAATTCATGTTTTTCTGCTGGTTTGACTGTTTCATGTACTCAATGTTGTAGGTAAGGGCCGAAGAGACTCCCTGTATATAGCAGATGGCAAAAATAACCACGGTAAACAGCAGTAAGAGCAAATAGGTTAGCAGTATTTTAGACTGAAAGGATAATTTGCGGAATCGTCTGAGCATAGTATTCCTCCTGGTATTCTGGCTTAGGTTATATTTTTAAGTGTACTATAAACACAACCGCTTGAACAGTATGCTTTTACTTGAATCCTTTTCCATCCCTGTGATATGATACATTTAGAATACCGTATTTGAAACGAATCAGGCAGCGGAGCGGATTGGGAATATCCGCTTGACTTCAAGGCATAAAAGCGCCGGGAAATGAGGATAATCATGAATCCAGAGATAAAATCCAAATT is a window of [Clostridium] saccharolyticum WM1 DNA encoding:
- a CDS encoding response regulator, giving the protein MKVIVAEDEYYAKKMLVKLLTNSTMDITVCLEAETGKQAADYLAGQDADLVITDIRMPEMDGLSLAKYVEEHCPATDVMIVSGYSDFNYAREAMKYGVRYYLTKPVKPEELEKAIGDITKAREEKNMLLEKQVDRRLLQESLQYVNISGILANRALMDTFCDLCGGQLKECFYQMLLFQGKHCLSREEAKRLSDFLESPSHHGNVQVFYFQQPDEVIAMKFDLQEVPPDQRLLYRLKRKLPQWETEVTCGISRIYKGEGSLGDAYRDCVYAINGRLLDQTTRVFEYEPELSMEQIVTQQEELAIYESVLKGSYPQAEAALRQFFEKCETASWNVYSLYSGIMQIFSVISRAYCSREASSESEEVNRYLLFSFKTDLYQFRTRQELERYMFKILENTCGSQEEKGSIIEEIKNYVSLNFRYEISLNELAAHKYFMNSSYLSRLFKSETGMNFSKYLITCRMERAKELLKNTVFKISEIADYVGYNDTSYFIHTFKRFYHMTPEQYRAQAEKR
- a CDS encoding sensor histidine kinase, which translates into the protein MLRRFRKLSFQSKILLTYLLLLLFTVVIFAICYIQGVSSALTYNIEYMKQSNQQKNMNLDIAMGNNSSLNLLHLIDPKVNVILHEKVSDMSANDRYERDYYMQTVLKMLTVINPHVQRTTILTSEGDTYCSINNISEDYIENAWKTIKSIQWKTKSQKYYTIPYPQKIGNTGYSLVTVYHQLSDIGQYKTYGYLMADLDFGSLAKDFNSTDAADGLASSFAIVYKNQVIYNSRNAYINLETDLSEKEKQKAFPDLEQIEASGQGSGELFLNDTLCIAAVLKNESTGWYLVQYIPKHLLISTSMESMLNVMAWVMLILTAAGILSFLLSKQVSWPIKALAETMSQARQGEVKLFHGLKPREDEIGNLIEIYNEMGKRINDSITKLYIMQLNQKQTELKMLQFQINPHFLYNALNTVTAIARLEEIEEIPAITESLSDMFRYNIKGTDFVTIKDEVIQLKNYIRIQSIRFPGRFSVEYDIPAQYENHGVIKFILQPIVENSIHHAFKAKRNQDCLKISVSPDSEDYLMISVYDDGCGMPEEKAAELNRALCSTKTNTLLGEDGSGIGLANVNARLKNFYGEDCGIVVESRYGSFTCIHMRIRRNKEG